A single Brassica rapa cultivar Chiifu-401-42 chromosome A04, CAAS_Brap_v3.01, whole genome shotgun sequence DNA region contains:
- the LOC103862943 gene encoding probable LRR receptor-like serine/threonine-protein kinase At4g36180 — MLKNKPYTMAAIIQPSLSSLLLMFLFLLLVVPSSVLSATLRSDIQALESIIRSIDPSSISPSSYLSTWDFSEDPCEGSGTFLGVTCSFPLENTTNRVTEIDLDDDGYEGFLSDEVGNLTELTVLSLNKNRFRGPIPETVFQLKKLTKLSLSENFFTGDITPGITWLKELKTIDLSKNSIAGEIPPRISSLRSLTHLILSNNHLDGRIPPLNGLWKLQALELGNNHLSGTLPKLPPSLRTLSLCYNSLAGRISPLHRLKHLVSLDVSQNRFSGTISHQILTFPEISHINVSFNQFISIEVVQVTGIESRLRILDAEGNQLQGHLPLNLPTYGNLKDINLRSNKFSGDIPRIYGKRLENNSWRSLYLENNYLTGLLPEEFLRLSKQIRGSLSNNCLHCPKNVRICKGVQKAKSQCTNAMQVEGLE, encoded by the coding sequence ATGTTAAAGAATAAACCATACACGATGGCTGCTATAATACAACCATCTCTGTCTTCCTTACTACTCATGTTCTTGTTCTTACTACTTGTTGTCCCTTCATCAGTTCTCTCAGCCACTCTTCGATCTGATATCCAAGCTCTAGAGTCTATCATAAGGAGCATTGATCCAAGTTCCATCTCCCCTTCCTCTTACCTCAGCACATGGGACTTCTCTGAAGACCCATGTGAAGGCTCAGGGACGTTCTTAGGAGTAACGTGTTCTTTCCCTCTTGAAAACACAACCAACAGAGTCACAGAGATCGACCTTGACGATGATGGCTACGAAGGTTTCCTCTCTGACGAAGTAGGGAACCTCACAGAGCTCACGGTCCTTAGCCTCAACAAGAACAGATTCCGTGGTCCAATACCAGAAACTGTCTTCCAGCTCAAGAAACTCACCAAACTCTCCCTCTCTGAAAACTTCTTCACCGGAGACATAACCCCAGGAATCACCTGGCTCAAGGAGCTCAAAACCATAGACCTGTCCAAGAACAGCATCGCCGGTGAGATCCCTCcaaggatctcatccttgaGAAGCTTGACACACCTGATCCTATCAAACAACCATCTAGACGGTAGAATACCTCCACTCAACGGCTTGTGGAAGCTACAAGCGTTGGAACTCGGCAACAATCACCTCTCCGGAACCCTCCCTAAGCTTCCTCCAAGTCTAAGAACTCTATCTCTCTGCTACAACAGCCTCGCAGGACGTATATCGCCTTTACATAGACTAAAACATCTTGTGTCACTAGATGTGAGCCAGAACAGATTCTCAGGCACCATCAGCCACCAAATCCTAACGTTCCCGGAGATATCTCACATCAATGTGTCCTTTAACCAGTTCATATCCATAGAGGTTGTTCAGGTTACAGGCATTGAGTCCCGCCTGCGGATACTTGACGCTGAAGGAAACCAACTACAGGGTCACCTTCCACTGAACCTGCCGACTTATGGAAACTTGAAAGATATCAATCTAAGGAGTAACAAGTTCTCCGGAGATATTCCAAGGATCTATGGGAAAAGACTTGAGAATAATTCATGGAGAAGCTTGTACTTGGAGAACAACTACCTCACAGGTTTGCTTCCTGAGGAGTTTCTAAGGCTCTCCAAGCAAATCAGAGGAAGCCTTTCTAATAACTGTCTGCATTGTCCGAAGAACGTTCGAATCTGCAAAGGAGTACAAAAGGCGAAATCACAATGCACCAATGCAATGCAGGTGGAGGGCTTGGAGTAG
- the LOC103862946 gene encoding CMP-sialic acid transporter 3 isoform X3, with amino-acid sequence MSKVDGKFNFSPISVNFLTEIAKVVFAIVMLLVQAKHQKVGEKPLLSVSTFVQAARNNVLLAVPALLYAINNYLKFTMQLYFNPATVKMLSNLKVLVIAVLLKMVMKRRFSIIQWEALALLLIGISVNQLRSLPEGATAIGIPLATGAYICTIIFVTVPSMASVFNEYALKSQYDTSIYLQNLFLYGYGAIFNFIGILATVIYKGPESFDILQGHSRATVFLIMNNAAQGILSSFFFKYADTILKKYSSTVATIFTGIASAALFGHVITMNFLLGISIVFISMHQFFSPLAKVKDEHQQNGSLELSNAKDTHRADDSFINMAAGANEEATQRGESDDRTPLLPR; translated from the exons ATGTCTAAGGTGGATGGCAAGTTCAACTTCAGTCCTATTAGTGTCAACTTCTTGACGGAGATTGCTAAAGTTGTTTTTGCCATTGTGATGCTTTTAGTCCAG GCCAAGCACCAAAAAGTTGGGGAGAAGCCACTTCTATCTGTTTCAACATTTGTCCAG GCAGCTCGAAACAATGTGCTTCTTGCTGTTCCAGCCCTGTTGTATGCAATCAATAACTATCTCAAGTTCACAATGCAG CTATATTTCAACCCTGCTACTGTGAAGATGCTTAGCAATTTAAAGGTTTTGGTCATTGCTGTTCTACTGAAGATGGTAATGAAGCGGCGGTTTTCCATCATTCAG TGGGAGGCACTTGCTCTGTTGCTGATAGGGATTAGTGTAAATCAACTGCGCTCTCTTCCTGAAGGTGCTACCGCCATTGGCATTCCTCTTGCTACGGGTGCATACATCTGTACCATTATCTTT GTTACTGTCCCATCAATGGCATCTGTCTTCAACGAGTATGCTCTGAAGAGTCAGTATGACACAAGCATTTATCTACAG AACTTGTTTCTTTATGGCTATGGTGCGATATTCAACTTTATTGGCATACTAGCAACTGTTATATATAAAG GTCCTGAAAGCTTTGACATCCTACAAGGACATTCAAGGGCAACCGTGTTTCTAATAATGAACAACGCAGCACAAGGGATTCTATCCTCCTTTTTCTTCAAATATGCAG ATACAATCTTGAAGAAATATTCATCCACAGTAGCCACAATATTTACCGGCATAGCATCTGCAGCACTCTTTGGACATGTGATAACCATGAACTTCCTTCTTGGGATTTCCATCGTTTTCATTTCAATGCACCAG TTCTTTTCACCCCTTGCCAAAGTGAAAGACGAGCATCAACAGAACGGTAGCCTAGAATTAAGCAATGCAAAGGATACACACAG GGCTGATGATTCATTCATCAACATGGCCGCAGGAGCAAATGAAGAG GCTACTCAACGTGGTGAATCAGACGATAGAACACCGCTTCTTCCCAGATGa
- the LOC103862942 gene encoding protein YIF1B-A produces the protein MYNNNNMGPQPQAVPQPNPFGNAFSGPGSGLIRSGLGAYGEKIFGSSSEYVQSNITRYFSDPQYYFQVNDQYVRNKLKIVLLPFLHRGHWARISEPVGGRLSYKPPLYDINAPDLYIPLMAFGTYLVLAGFSLGLYGKFSPEALNWLFVKGMVGWFFQVMLLKMTLFSLGSGEAPLLDIVAYAGYAFTGLCLAVLGKIMWGYSYYVLIPWTCLCTGVFLVKTMKRVLFAEARSYDSSKHHYLLIFVALAQFPLLIWLGNISVNWLF, from the exons ATGTATAATAACAACAACATGGGACCTCAGCCTCAGGCAGTTCCACAGCCTAACCCTTTTGGCAATGCCTTCTCTGGCCCTGGCTCTGGCCTTATCCGAAGTGGCTTGGGTGCTTATGGGGAGAAAATATTCGGATCCAGCTCTGAGTATGTGCAGAGCAAC ATAACTCGTTACTTCTCCGATCCTCAATACTATTTTCAAGTGAATGATCAATACGTGAGGAACAAGTTGAAGATTGTTCTGCTTCCTTTTCTTCACAGG GGACACTGGGCTAGAATCTCAGAGCCAGTTGGTGGTAGACTTTCATACAAGCCTCCGTTGTATGATATTAATGCGCCAGACTTATACATTCCGCTCATGGCCTTTGGCACCTATCTTGTTCTTGCTGGTTTCTCACTAGGTCTCTATGGCAA GTTCTCTCCGGAAGCGCTGAACTGGCTTTTTGTGAAAGGAATGGTTGGCTGGTTCTTCCAAGTCATGCTGCTGAAGATGACATTGTTTTCACTGGGTAGTGGAGAAGCACCGCTCTTGGATATTGTGGCGTATGCTGGCTATGCTTTCACTGGTCTTTGCTTAGCTGTTCTTGGCAAGATCATGTGGGGATACTCTTACTATGTTTTGATTCCGTGGACATGCTTGTGCACCGGGGTTTTCTTAGTGAAGACGATGAAACGAGTTCTCTTTGCTGAAGCTAGGAGTTATGACTCGAGCAAGCATCACTACCTTTTGATCTTTGTAGCTCTGGCTCAGTTCCCTCTTTTGATCTGGCTTGGTAACATTAGTGTCAATTGGCTCTTTTGA
- the LOC103862944 gene encoding probable fructokinase-4 — MSTSNGEKSLIVSFGEMLIDFVPTVSGVSLSEAPGFIKAPGGAPANVAIAVARLGGRAAFVGKLGDDEFGHMLAGILKQNGVSAEGINFDTGARTALAFVTLRSDGEREFMFYRNPSADMLLRPDELNLDLIRSAKVFHYGSISLIVEPCRSAHLKAMEVAKEAGALLSYDPNLRLPLWPSKEEAKKQILSIWDKAEVIKVSDEELMFLTGSDNVDDETALSLWHDNLKLLLVTLGEKGCNYYTKSFRGSVDPFHVDAVDTTGAGDSYVGALLCNIVDDRSVLEDEARLREVLRFANACGAITTTKKGAIPALPTVSEVETLLNAN, encoded by the exons ATGTCTACATCCAACGGCGAGAAAAGCTTGATCGTGAGCTTCGGTGAGATGCTCATCGACTTTGTCCCCACTGTCTCCGGCGTATCACTCTCTGAGGCTCCTGGCTTCATCAAGGCTCCCGGTGGTGCACCTGCCAACGTTGCTATTGCTGTCGCTCGTCTCGGTGGCCGTGCTGCTTTTGTCGGAAAGCTCGGTGACGATGAGTTTGGTCACATGCTCGCCGGAATCTTGAAACAAAACGGTGTCTCTGCAGAAGGAATCAactttgatactggagctaggACGGCGCTTGCGTTCGTGACGCTTAGATCTGATGGAGAACGTGAGTTCATGTTTTACCGGAACCCTAGCGCCGACATGCTCCTCCGTCCCGATGAGCTTAACCTCGATCTCATCAGATCT GCTAAGGTGTTTCACTATGGATCAATTAGTCTCATCGTGGAGCCATGTAGATCTGCTCATCTGAAAGCCATGGAGGTGGCTAAAGAAGCTGGTGCATTGCTCTCTTATGACCCAAACTTGAGGCTACCTTTGTGGCCTTCCAAGGAGGAGGCTAAGAAGCAGATTCTTAGCATCTGGGACAAAGCTGAAGTGATCAAAGTCAGCGATGAAGAGCTTATGTTCTTGACTGGATCTGATAACGTTGATGATGAGACTGCTCTGTCTCTGTGGCATGATAACTTGAAACTTCTCTTGGTCACTTTGGGTGAAAAGGGTTGTAATTATTACACCAAG AGCTTCCGTGGATCTGTTGATCCTTTCCATGTGGACGCTGTGGACACAACTGGTGCTGGTGATTCATATGTTGGTGCCTTGCTTTGCAACATTGTTGATGACCGCTCTGTTCTTGAG GATGAAGCTCGTCTTAGAGAAGTGCTCAGGTTTGCAAATGCATGTGGAGCCATTACAACAACCAAGAAAGGAGCAATTCCAGCTCTTCCCACAGTGTCTGAAGTTGAAACTCTCCTAAATGCAAACTGA
- the LOC103862946 gene encoding CMP-sialic acid transporter 3 isoform X1 yields MNGKVVCSVCRSKTISRAYDDHKTRVTSKQRVLNVLLVVGDCMLVGLQPVLVYMSKVDGKFNFSPISVNFLTEIAKVVFAIVMLLVQAKHQKVGEKPLLSVSTFVQAARNNVLLAVPALLYAINNYLKFTMQLYFNPATVKMLSNLKVLVIAVLLKMVMKRRFSIIQWEALALLLIGISVNQLRSLPEGATAIGIPLATGAYICTIIFVTVPSMASVFNEYALKSQYDTSIYLQNLFLYGYGAIFNFIGILATVIYKGPESFDILQGHSRATVFLIMNNAAQGILSSFFFKYADTILKKYSSTVATIFTGIASAALFGHVITMNFLLGISIVFISMHQFFSPLAKVKDEHQQNGSLELSNAKDTHRADDSFINMAAGANEEATQRGESDDRTPLLPR; encoded by the exons ATGAACGGGAAGGTTGTGTGCAGTGTATGTCGTAGCAAAACTATTTCGAGGGCTTATGATGATCATAAGACTAGGGTGACCTCGAAGCAACGCGTCCTCAATGTCCTTTTGGTTGTTGGTGATTGCATGCTTGTTGGTCTACAG ccTGTGTTGGTGTACATGTCTAAGGTGGATGGCAAGTTCAACTTCAGTCCTATTAGTGTCAACTTCTTGACGGAGATTGCTAAAGTTGTTTTTGCCATTGTGATGCTTTTAGTCCAG GCCAAGCACCAAAAAGTTGGGGAGAAGCCACTTCTATCTGTTTCAACATTTGTCCAG GCAGCTCGAAACAATGTGCTTCTTGCTGTTCCAGCCCTGTTGTATGCAATCAATAACTATCTCAAGTTCACAATGCAG CTATATTTCAACCCTGCTACTGTGAAGATGCTTAGCAATTTAAAGGTTTTGGTCATTGCTGTTCTACTGAAGATGGTAATGAAGCGGCGGTTTTCCATCATTCAG TGGGAGGCACTTGCTCTGTTGCTGATAGGGATTAGTGTAAATCAACTGCGCTCTCTTCCTGAAGGTGCTACCGCCATTGGCATTCCTCTTGCTACGGGTGCATACATCTGTACCATTATCTTT GTTACTGTCCCATCAATGGCATCTGTCTTCAACGAGTATGCTCTGAAGAGTCAGTATGACACAAGCATTTATCTACAG AACTTGTTTCTTTATGGCTATGGTGCGATATTCAACTTTATTGGCATACTAGCAACTGTTATATATAAAG GTCCTGAAAGCTTTGACATCCTACAAGGACATTCAAGGGCAACCGTGTTTCTAATAATGAACAACGCAGCACAAGGGATTCTATCCTCCTTTTTCTTCAAATATGCAG ATACAATCTTGAAGAAATATTCATCCACAGTAGCCACAATATTTACCGGCATAGCATCTGCAGCACTCTTTGGACATGTGATAACCATGAACTTCCTTCTTGGGATTTCCATCGTTTTCATTTCAATGCACCAG TTCTTTTCACCCCTTGCCAAAGTGAAAGACGAGCATCAACAGAACGGTAGCCTAGAATTAAGCAATGCAAAGGATACACACAG GGCTGATGATTCATTCATCAACATGGCCGCAGGAGCAAATGAAGAG GCTACTCAACGTGGTGAATCAGACGATAGAACACCGCTTCTTCCCAGATGa
- the LOC103862946 gene encoding CMP-sialic acid transporter 3 isoform X2, with amino-acid sequence MDLLLLDCLCSSCRPSTKKLGRSHFYLFQHLSRQLETMCFLLFQPCCMQSITISSSQCREMIYCLRFWLYKNGMSCVVQQMIFLLYFNPATVKMLSNLKVLVIAVLLKMVMKRRFSIIQWEALALLLIGISVNQLRSLPEGATAIGIPLATGAYICTIIFVTVPSMASVFNEYALKSQYDTSIYLQNLFLYGYGAIFNFIGILATVIYKGPESFDILQGHSRATVFLIMNNAAQGILSSFFFKYADTILKKYSSTVATIFTGIASAALFGHVITMNFLLGISIVFISMHQFFSPLAKVKDEHQQNGSLELSNAKDTHRADDSFINMAAGANEEATQRGESDDRTPLLPR; translated from the exons ATGGATCTATTACTACTTGATTGTTTGTGTTCAAGTTGTAGGCCAAGCACCAAAAAGTTGGGGAGAAGCCACTTCTATCTGTTTCAACATTTGTCCAG GCAGCTCGAAACAATGTGCTTCTTGCTGTTCCAGCCCTGTTGTATGCAATCAATAACTATCTCAAGTTCACAATGCAG GGAGATGATCTACTGTCTGAGGTTTTGGCTTTATAAGAATGGCATGTCCTGTGTTGTTCAGCAAATGATTTTCCTT CTATATTTCAACCCTGCTACTGTGAAGATGCTTAGCAATTTAAAGGTTTTGGTCATTGCTGTTCTACTGAAGATGGTAATGAAGCGGCGGTTTTCCATCATTCAG TGGGAGGCACTTGCTCTGTTGCTGATAGGGATTAGTGTAAATCAACTGCGCTCTCTTCCTGAAGGTGCTACCGCCATTGGCATTCCTCTTGCTACGGGTGCATACATCTGTACCATTATCTTT GTTACTGTCCCATCAATGGCATCTGTCTTCAACGAGTATGCTCTGAAGAGTCAGTATGACACAAGCATTTATCTACAG AACTTGTTTCTTTATGGCTATGGTGCGATATTCAACTTTATTGGCATACTAGCAACTGTTATATATAAAG GTCCTGAAAGCTTTGACATCCTACAAGGACATTCAAGGGCAACCGTGTTTCTAATAATGAACAACGCAGCACAAGGGATTCTATCCTCCTTTTTCTTCAAATATGCAG ATACAATCTTGAAGAAATATTCATCCACAGTAGCCACAATATTTACCGGCATAGCATCTGCAGCACTCTTTGGACATGTGATAACCATGAACTTCCTTCTTGGGATTTCCATCGTTTTCATTTCAATGCACCAG TTCTTTTCACCCCTTGCCAAAGTGAAAGACGAGCATCAACAGAACGGTAGCCTAGAATTAAGCAATGCAAAGGATACACACAG GGCTGATGATTCATTCATCAACATGGCCGCAGGAGCAAATGAAGAG GCTACTCAACGTGGTGAATCAGACGATAGAACACCGCTTCTTCCCAGATGa
- the LOC103862941 gene encoding zinc finger BED domain-containing protein DAYSLEEPER-like produces MDNNTSSLMLIDDNNGSFEIDDKSHLDLVTPTTTRPTDAAADTDDGGGGSLLSQPGIRRRRKKSMVWEHFTIEPTSPGSSKACCKHCRKSFAYITGQKLAGTSHLKRHIQLGICPMSRGGGDQLTQISPVAKDVVVACAPPKKRQRAAASSSVPLDQDRCYGEMAKMIIMHEYPLHMVEHSGFAGFVRALRPQLGMASFHAIHADCVAMYLSEKQKLSAFIGEVPGQVNLTVDLWSSDQSVGYAFMTGHFIDKDWNLTRRLLNVALVPSPDSDFALNQPVAACLADWNLERRLCSLTVGGYLVNKNAVENLRCCLSAKNQHVLNGQLLLGSCYARLLSSMACDALGAEDLQTGIRKVRDSVKHVKSRDSCSERFDELKAQLQTRSEKDLRIDNQTKWDTTYSMLLAAYEHKEVFSCLGNCDLEYKISMSPEEWRKIEVLCSCLKILFDAASVLTGPTRRLTANDLYHEMTKLQLELSHAAMSEEPDVRNLATPLREKFDEYWRGCFLLLAVAVVMDPRFKMKLIEFSFSKAYGEDAEKWIRSVDDAVHELYHDYAEQSHSLLEAYVGHGNDGFSETEVHFHPEYNHSNELSHDQIYEQPGGDSNLLNEKPRDHALDGHESQEAAETDQTQLVEELPLENQQLEDTDMTQETQPVDEILEDTRSVEELAQEAQLVEEKHADNDILVEEVEHERQPEEEMVQNTEPVEQVVQEAQLVEEKHGDSDIQPVEELGHETQPVEEMVENTEPVEEVAQEAQLVEEKHGDSEIQAVKELEHETQPVEEMVEDTEPVEEVAQEAQVVEEKHDDIQPVEEAEHDTQPVEEIIEDTQPVEDLAQPVETIPEHSKNPQNGDSQSHAMPQEEAAFTISQEGHHVDVLLQEGHHLEASSQEFPLITIGDGFSDFELYISEVGSREQMKSELDQYLEESLIPRSPDFEVLGWWSLNRTKYPTLSKMAADVLSLPFCTVSPDSVFDTDVKKMDNYRSSLGHVTLEALFCAKDWLMHASTSENNMKREP; encoded by the coding sequence ATGGATAACAACACTTCTTCTTTGATGCTCATTGATGACAACAACGGTTCTTTTGAGATTGATGACAAATCCCATTTGGATTTGGTCACTCCCACCACCACCAGGCCCACTGATGCTGCAGCGGATACCGACGACGGCGGCGGCGGCTCTCTGCTGTCTCAGCCTGGTATACGCCGCAGGAGAAAAAAGTCAATGGTCTGGGAGCACTTCACCATCGAACCAACCAGCCCCGGCTCCTCCAAGGCTTGCTGCAAGCACTGCAGGAAGTCCTTCGCCTACATCACCGGCCAGAAGCTCGCCGGAACTAGCCACCTCAAGCGTCACATTCAGCTCGGTATATGCCCAATGAGCCGAGGCGGCGGCGATCAGCTCACGCAAATCTCTCCTGTTGCCAAAGATGTTGTTGTCGCTTGTGCTCCTCCCAAGAAACGTCAGAGGGCGGCGGCTTCTTCTTCCGTTCCTCTGGATCAAGACCGTTGCTACGGCGAAATGGCTAAGATGATTATTATGCACGAGTACCCTCTCCACATGGTTGAGCATTCTGGATTCGCGGGCTTTGTCCGCGCCCTTCGTCCCCAGCTCGGTATGGCCAGCTTCCACGCCATCCACGCTGATTGTGTGGCTATGTACTTATCAGAGAAGCAGAAGCTTTCGGCCTTCATTGGTGAGGTCCCGGGGCAGGTGAACCTCACCGTGGATTTGTGGTCCTCGGATCAGTCCGTGGGGTATGCTTTTATGACGGGGCACTTCATTGATAAGGACTGGAATCTGACTCGCAGGCTTTTGAACGTTGCGCTTGTGCCTTCCCCTGATTCGGATTTCGCTTTGAACCAGCCTGTTGCGGCTTGTTTAGCGGACTGGAATCTCGAGAGGAGGCTCTGCAGCCTCACTGTTGGGGGATATCTGGTGAATAAAAACGCTGTTGAAAACCTCAGGTGCTGTTTGTCTGCCAAGAACCAGCATGTTTTGAATGGTCAGCTGTTGCTCGGGAGTTGCTACGCCCGCCTCCTTAGCAGTATGGCGTGCGACGCGCTTGGTGCTGAGGATCTTCAGACTGGTATTAGAAAGGTTCGTGATAGCGTGAAGCATGTGAAGAGCAGAGACAGTTGCTCGGAGAGGTTTGATGAACTGAAGGCGCAGCTTCAAACGCGTTCTGAGAAAGATCTCCGCATTGACAACCAGACGAAATGGGACACGACTTACAGCATGTTGTTGGCTGCGTATGAACACAAGGAAGTGTTTTCTTGTCTGGGAAACTGTGATCTTGAATATAAAATTTCGATGTCTCCTGAAGAGTGGAGGAAGATTGAGGTGCTTTGCTCCTGCTTGAAGATTCTTTTTGACGCGGCTAGTGTTTTGACTGGCCCAACACGACGATTGACAGCAAACGATCTGTACCATGAGATGACAAAGCTTCAGCTAGAGCTAAGCCACGCAGCCATGAGTGAAGAGCCAGATGTCAGAAATCTGGCGACTCCATTGAGAGAGAAGTTTGATGAGTACTGGAGAGGATGTTTCCTGCTACTGGCAGTTGCTGTTGTGATGGATCCGCGCTTCAAGATGAAGCTTATTGAGTTTAGTTTCTCTAAGGCTTATGGGGAAGATGCAGAGAAATGGATCAGGAGCGTTGATGATGCTGTACATGAGCTGTACCATGACTATGCTGAACAGAGTCACTCCCTGTTGGAGGCTTATGTGGGCCACGGGAATGATGGCTTTTCTGAAACTGAAGTTCACTTTCATCCTGAATACAACCATTCCAACGAGCTTTCACATGATCAAATATATGAACAGCCTGGAGGAGATAGTAATCTGCTGAATGAAAAGCCAAGAGACCATGCTTTAGACGGTCATGAGTCTCAAGAAGCTGCTGAGACTGACCAGACCCAGCTGGTTGAGGAACTGCCGCTGGAAAACCAGCAATTGGAGGATACAGATATGACTCAGGAAACGCAGCCGGTGGATGAAATACTCGAGGACACTCGATCAGTGGAAGAACTGGCTCAGGAGGCACAATTGGTGGAGGAGAAGCATGCTGACAATGACATTCTTGTTGAGGAAGTAGAACATGAGAGACAACCGGAGGAGGAAATGGTCCAGAACACTGAACCTGTTGAGCAAGTGGTTCAGGAGGCACAACTGGTGGAAGAGAAGCATGGTGACAGTGACATTCAGCCTGTTGAGGAACTAGGACATGAGACACAGCCGGTGGAGGAAATGGTCGAGAACACTGAACCAGTTGAGGAAGTGGCTCAGGAGGCACAACTGGTGGAAGAGAAGCATGGTGACAGTGAGATTCAGGCTGTTAAGGAACTAGAACATGAGACACAACCGGTGGAGGAAATGGTCGAGGACACTGAACCAGTTGAGGAAGTGGCTCAGGAGGCACAAGTGGTGGAGGAAAAACACGATGACATTCAGCCTGTTGAAGAAGCAGAACATGACACGCAGCCAGTAGAGGAAATAATAGAGGACACACAGCCAGTAGAGGATTTGGCACAACCAGTGGAAACCATTCCCGAGCACAGCAAAAATCCACAAAACGGTGATTCTCAATCACATGCAATGCCGCAGGAAGAAGCTGCGTTTACAATCTCTCAAGAAGGTCACCACGTTGACGTCCTTCTCCAGGAAGGCCATCACCTTGAAGCCTCTTCGCAGGAGTTTCCCCTCATCACCATTGGAGATGGATTCTCAGACTTCGAGCTTTACATCTCTGAGGTAGGGAGTCGCGAGCAGATGAAATCGGAGCTCGACCAATACCTGGAGGAATCTCTGATACCACGTTCACCAGACTTTGAAGTTTTGGGCTGGTGGAGCCTGAACCGAACCAAGTACCCCACCCTCTCCAAGATGGCAGCTGATGTCTTGTCCTTACCATTTTGCACTGTCTCTCCTGATTCTGTTTTTGACACTGACGTGAAAAAGATGGACAACTACAGGAGCTCGCTTGGACATGTGACCTTGGAAGCTCTCTTCTGTGCCAAGGATTGGCTCATGCACGCTTCCACCTCAGAGAACAATATGAAGAGGGAACCGTGA
- the LOC103862945 gene encoding uncharacterized protein LOC103862945, which translates to MEAPSSEEILQCMNSSLSQIKWRLKPSSKRRLDIDVLALCTGMRPVVMIDYGGKLPELQTRLLSLLELLHEALPVFKSLRVMVIEDMIYLINVRTLPKWLSSEPELFFVDLEQDPPQMVKQSKESDLGMQFRSIQKLFSSTFPLHGSNDDHTTSLDEDNSSQSSLFIDLSCCLQDTKVTIPTLNGWLLDYPVVYLFGTDHIEEAIYNLSTKSLRIFKVLVQRNCATGEDSYSEELTSFSVPYDLSMEGSKELWAESFLERMSSRWEECKHIWRSLDLQVSECYPQAIVL; encoded by the exons ATGGAGGCTCCAAGCTCTGAGGAAATACTTCAATGTATGAACTCTTCTCTCTCTCAGATCAAATGGCGTCTCAAGCCCTCTTCCAAACGCCGCCTCGATATAG ATGTGCTGGCACTTTGCACGGGGATGAGACCCGTTGTGATGATTGACTATGGTGGCAAGTTGCCTGAGCTACAAACTCGCTTGCTTTCTCTTCTTGAGCTTCTCCACGag GCTTTACCAGTTTTCAAATCTCTGAGGGTTATGGTCATAGAGGATATGATTTACCTGATTAATGTAAGAACACTGCCCAAGTGGTTGAGTTCAGAACCTGAATTGTTCTTCGTCGACCTGGAACAAGATCCCCCACAG ATGGTAAAGCAAAGTAAAGAAAGCGATCTAGGGATGCAGTTTAGGTCGATTCAGAAGCTCTTCTCTTCCACATTTCCTTTACATGGCAGCAATGATGATCACACAACATCACTTGATGAAGACAATTCTTCTCAGTCTTCTTTATTCATTGATCTTAGTTGTTGTTTACAAGACACCAAGGTTACAATCCCAACACTTAACGG ATGGCTCTTGGACTATCCGGTTGTGTATTTATTCGGCACAGATCACATAGAAGAAGCAATCTACAACCTCTCTACCAAGTCTCTCCGCATCTTCAAAGTTCTTGTACAAAG GAACTGTGCCACCGGAGAAGACTCTTATTCAGAAGAGCTAACTAG TTTCTCAGTGCCATATGATCTGAGTATGGAAGGTAGCAAGGAATTGTGGGCTGAATCATTTCTGGAGAGGATGAGTTCTAGGTGGGAAGAATGCAAACACATTTGGAGATCTTTGGACTTGCAAGTTTCTGAATGTTATCCTCAAGCAATTGTTCTTTGA